In Bacteroidales bacterium, the genomic window ACTTGTGTAAGAAATCCGGAGCCGACGTGATGTACACGGAATTTATCTCTTCGGATGGTCTGATCAGAGACGGTGCAAAAAGTGTAAAGAAGCTGGATATTTTCGATTATGAACGACCCATGGGGATCCAGCTTTATGGCCATGTGGTGGAATCGATGGTGGAAGCCACTCACCGGGCAGTTGCGGCCGGGCCCGATATTTTAGATATCAACTTTGGTTGTCCGGTCCGGAAGATAGCCAACCGGGGAGCAGGTGCCGGGATGCTTTCCAATATTCCCCTGATGATGAAAATGACCCGGGCCATCGTAAAGGCTTCCCCGGTTCCGGTAACCGTAAAGACCCGGCTGGGGTGGGACGATCAGCATAAAATCATAAAGGAAGTGGCCGAACAGCTGCAGGATCAGGGCATCACTGCTCTTACCATTCACGGTCGCACCCGGGCTCAGATGTACCAGGGAAGAGCCGACTGGACCTTAATCGGAGAAGTAAAACAAAATCCCCGGATGCAGATTCCTGTCATCGGCAACGGCGATATATCCAATCCTCTGGAGGCCAAAGAGGCCTTTGATCGTTATGGGGTGGATGGGATTATGATCGGACGGGCAGCGGTTGGAAAGCCCTGGTTATTCAGACACATAAAACAATACCTGAAAACGGGTCAGTTGCTGCCCGAACCCACCGTTGCCGAGAAAGTGGATATGGCCAGGATGCAATTCGAAAAATCGCTGGAGTTTAAAGAGGGACCTGTTGGAATCTATGAAATGCGCAGACACTTTTCCAACTATTTCAAAGGGCTCCCCCATTTTAAGGAGATGCGCATTAAGCTGCTGACCTCTCTGGATGTGGATGAAATCCTGGCATTGCTGGAGCAAATCAGGGAACTCTATGGAGAAGAGCGGCCGGAAATTAGTGGAGGATTCTGGGATCGCTGATGGGCCGTGTTATCACTCCTGCTCACTGTGCCTGGGATAGTCCAGGTTATAGTGCAGGCCCCTGCTCTCTTTGCGGGCCTGAGCCATCTTAATGACCAGGTAACCCACATTGATCAGGTTCCGCAGCTGACAGATCCTCAGGGAAACCTTGGATTTTTTATAGAGCTCTTCTGTCTCCCGGTAAATGATTGCCAACCTGACCGCAGCCCTTTCCAGCCGCAGATCGGACCTGACGATGCCCACATAATTGGTCATAATCTGTTTGACCTCTTTCAGGTTTTGTGTGATCAGTACCATCTCCTCCGGATGGGTGGTGCCTCTGTCGTCCCACGGAGGAATCTGACCGGGAACCTGACAGGATGAAAAGTGTTTCACTGCATGCTTCACGGCCCGTTCGGCATAAACAATGGCCTCAATCAATGAATTAGAGGCGAGCCGGTTAGCCCCGTGTAGCCCGGTGGAAGAGACTTCCCCGACAGCATACAGTTTTTTGATCGAGGTCTGCCCGTCCATATCCACTTTTACCCCTCCACACATGTAATGAGCCGCAGGAACCACCGGAATCTTCTCCTTGGCAATATCTATACCCAGGGATCTGCACTTTTCCGTGATATTAGGGAAGTGCTCCTTCAATGCCCTGGCATCCAGATGTGTGTTATCGAGGTAGACAAAATCGTGACCGTGTACCTTCATCTCGTTATCGATAGCCCTGGCAACCACATCCCTGGGGGCCAGACTGCCTCTGGGATCGTACTTTTTCATAAATTTATCTCCCAGTTGATTCTTAAGAATCCCCCCATATCCGCGCATAGCTTCTGTAATCAGGTAGGAAGGTGACTCCCCGGGATTGTAGAGGGATGTGGGATGGAATTGCACAAATTCCATATTATCTACAATTCCCTTGGCCCGGTATACCATGGACACACCGTCGCCGGTTGCGACCAGAGGATTGGTAGTGGTGTAGTAGAGGTTGCCGGCTCCGCCGGATGCGAGTAAAGTACTTCGTGAAAGAATTCTCAAAACCTTATGGGTCTCCAGATTCAGCACATATGCGCCGTAGCACTCTATATCGGTCATATGACGCTTAACCAGCTTCCCCAGATGGTGCTGGGTAATCAGATCGACAGCAAAGTGCTTTTCCAGCAGGTCAATATTGGGATGTCTCCGAACCTGAACCGAAAGGGCACGCTGTATTTCCTGTCCGGTATTATCTTTGTGATGCAGGATCCGGTGTTCAGAATGCCCTCCCTCACGAGCCAGGTCATATTTACCACTGGATTGCTTGTCAAATTTGGCACCCCACTGGATGAGCTCGCGGATCTGATCAGGGGCCTCCCTGACCACCATCCTGACTACCTCCTCATTGCAAAGATAGTCTCCTGCGATCAGGGTATCCTGCACATGTTTCTCATGGCTGTCGGGCTCATAGGTAACGGCAGCAATACCTCCCTGGGCATAGCGGGTGTTGGTCTCTTCCAGATCCGCCTTGGTAATCAGACAAACCAAACCGTGATTTGCAGCCTTCAGAGCAAAACTTAGTCCCCCGAGCCCCGAACCAATAACCAGAAAATCATATTTTTTCTTCATGGAATATACCCTCAAAATACCTGACAAATATAGGAAAACCTGCAGAGAATCATTTAAATCAGCTATTTTTGAATACATGATAAAATTACTTACGATAATCGGAGCCAGGCCCCAGATTATTAAGGCCGCAGCACTGAGCAGGGCCATGCACGAGGGGTTTAAGGACCAGATCCATGAAGTGATCCTGCATACGGGTCAGCATTACGACGATGCCCTGTCCGAAGTCTTCTTCCGCGAGATGCACATCCCTTCCCCGGATTATAACCTGGGAATCGGATCGGCCGGTCACGGTTCACAGACGGGACAAATGATCGGGGGCATAGAGGAGGTTCTTCTGAAAGAAAAACCCGATGGCCTGGTGGTTTACGGAGATACCAATTCAACCCTGGCCGGGGCACTGGCCGCTGCCAAGCTGCATATTCCTGTCATCCATATCGAGGCGGGGCTGCGTTCTTTCAACAAAAGAATGCCCGAAGAAATCAACCGGATCGCCTGCGATCATATGAGTACTTTTCTTTTCTCTCCCACCCTCACCGGAATAGAAAACCTGGCAAAAGAGGGGATAATGCACCATCAGAACCAATCTCTTTCATCCGACCATCCGGGGGTTTATCACAGCGGAGATGTGATGTACGACAATACCCTCTTCTTCAGGGAACTTGCCATGGATAAGTCCCCTATCCTAAAAAACCTGGGACTGGACAATCAAAATTATATTCTTGCCACCATCCACCGGCCTTCTAATACCGATATCCCGGAGAACCTGGCTGGCATTTTCCGCGCCATGGATGAGATTTCAAAGGAGAAAAACATCCCCATTGTCCTTCCCCTTCATCCGCGCACGGCAGCCATCCTCCAGCAGGAGCATATGCAGGAGCGTATGGAGTTTATCAGTTCTAACAGACTGATCAGACTGTTACCGGCTGTCTCTTTTCTCGATATGATCCGTCTGGAGGCGGGAGCAAAACTGATCCTGACCGATTCGGGCGGGGTACAGAAAGAGGCCTGGTTCATGGAGAAACCGGTTGTGGTATTGCGGAAGGAGACGGAATGGGTCGAAATTGTTGAGGCCGGGAAAGGAGTTCTCACCGGCCCGGATACGGATAAGATCATCCAATCGGCAAAAATGTTCCTGGAGGCTGAACCCGGGGCCTATCCGCCCATTTTTGGAGACGGAAAGGCTGCCAGGCAGATATTGAAAGTGCTCACCACGGCCAACTGGCAGTAATCTTACAAAATTCAATTACTTTTGTGCTTTCATAAAAGAACACGAAGATGGCCCAGGAAGATCTCTTTAAGAAATTGGTTGCGCACTGCAAGGAGTATGGATATGTTTTCCCATCCAGTGAGATATATGACGGATTGGCTGCAGTATACGACTACGGGCAGTATGGAGTTGAACTTAAAAATAACATCAAGAAATACTGGTGGGACTCCATGGTCCTTCTGCACGAAAATGTGGTGGGGCTCGATTCCGCCATTTTTATGCACCCCACCACCTGGAAAGCTTCGGGGCACGTGGATGCGTTCAACGATCCCCTGATCGATAACAAAGACTCCAAGAAACGCTACCGGGCCGATGTGCTGATCGAGGAGCAGATGGCCAAATACGAGGAGAAGATCAATAAGGAAGTTCAAAAGGCAAAAAAGCGTTTTGGGGATTCTTTTGACGAAGCTCAGTTCAAGAGCACCCATCCCAGGGTGCTGGCCAGCCAGGAGAAGCTGGATAAGCTGCACAGCCGTTTCGTGGAAGCGCTGAACAGCTCCGATCTGAATGAGCTCAAGCAGATCATTTTGGACGAAGAGATTGTCTGCCCGTTTTCGGGATCGCGCAACTGGACGGATGTAAGGCAATTCAACCTGATGTTCTCGACCGAAATGGGCTCGACTTCCGAGAGTTCGAACAAAATCTATTTGCGCCCCGAAACAGCCCAGGGTATTTTTGTTAACTACCTGAACGTACAAAAGTCGGGCAGGATGAAAATCCCTTTTGGAATCGCCCAGATCGGGAAAGCCTTCCGGAATGAAATTGTGGCCAGGCAATTCATCTTCCGGATGCGTGAATTTGAACAAATGGAGATGCAGTTCTTTGTCCCCCCGGGAACGGAACTGGAATGGTTCAATACCTGGAAGGAGATCCGGATGAAATGGCACCGCGCCCTGGGATTCGGTGAAAACAAATACCGCTTCCACGATCACGATAAGCTGGCCCATTATGCCAATGCAGCCACAGACATCGAATTTGAGTTTCCCTTTGGTTTTAAAGAAGTGGAAGGGATCCATTCCCGTACCGATTTTGACCTGGGCAGTCACCAGGAGTACTCCGGGAAAAAACTGCAATACTTTGATCCGGATACCAATAAGAATTATGTGCCCTACGTGGTTGAAACATCCATTGGGGTCGATCGCATGTTCCTGCAGATCATCTCTGCGGCCTATACCGAAGAGCAACTGATCAAAGAGGACGGATCAACCGATTCAAGGGTAGTACTAAAACTGCCTCCGGCTCTTGCCCCGGTCAAACTGGCGGTCTTCCCGCTGACCAGGAAGGACGGTTTGCCGGAAAAAGCCAGGAAGATCATCGACCAGCTAAAATTTGATTTCAACTGCCAGTACGAGGAAAAAGACTCCATCGGGAAAAGATACCGGAGGCAGGACGCCATCGGAACCCCCTTTTGTATCACCATAGATCATCAAACCCTGGAGGACGATACAGTCACCATCCGTTACAGAGATACCATGGAGCAGGACCGAATCCCGTGGCCGGAGCTTCATGGAATCATTCATGAAAAAGTGAGTATGAGAACACTCTTTGAAAGCATTACTGCCTAAAACTCAGGATATGAAAGAAGCGCTGATTGTTTCTCTTAAAACATTCTCCCGGACTCATTTAATTATTCTGCTTGGTTTTCTGGCCCTGGCCCTCGCTTATATGAGTCCCGTGCTGGATGGAAAGGTGCTTTCCCAGCACGATATGACCCAGTTTGAAGGGGTCCGGCAGGAGCTGGAGAATTTTGAAGAAGAGACCGGGGAATCTTCGCAGTGGACAAACTCTCAGTTTTCGGGCATGCCCGCTTTTCACGTGGGTCCCACCGGAGCAAAAACCACCGTTTTCAGGGAGATGGCCAGAGTTTTGCGCCTGGGAGCCGGATCGAACAATCCCATTGCCATCCTGTTTGCTTACCTTCTCTGTTTTTATATTCTGCTGCTTACCCTGCGCCTCTCTCCCTGGCTGAGTGCCATCGGAGCCATTGCTTTCGCCCTGTCCTCCTATAACCTGATCATCCTTCAGCCCGGCCATATTAACAAAGCTTATGCCATTGCATTTATGGCACCTGTAGTGGCGGGGATCCTGCTTGCCTACCGGGGAAAGTATTTGGGCGGGGGACTCCTTTTCCTTCTGGGACTGGGCATTCAATTGTATTATAACCACCTGCAGATCACCTATTACCTCCTGCTTCTGTCATTGATCATTATTCTCTCGAAGGGGATATATGCCATTCTTGAAAAGCAGCTCAAAAAATACCTGACTGCCTCAGCAGTACTTCTTGTGGCTGCCGTGCTGGCCTTGCTTCCAAACTTTTCGAGTCTCTGGATCAATTACGAGATTTCCAAACAGAGTATCAGGGGCAAGCCTGAACTAAGCCTGAACCGGGAGAACCAGACCTCCGGACTGGACAGTGATTATGCCCTGAGCTGGAGCTATGGCAAGGTAGAGACTTTTTCTCTGATGATCCCGTATATGACCGGCGGGAAAACAGCCGCCATGGGAGAAAATGAAAAAGCCATGGAGAAAGTGAGTCCCCAGTTCAGGGAGACCGTGGCCGGACAGAACCAGTACTGGGGGCCCAAAGCATCCACAGCAGGCTCCAATTATTCAGGCGCCATTGTGGTATTCTTCTTTGTCCTGGGACTCTTCCTGATCCATGGCCCCATGCGCTGGTGGATCATTATCAGCAGCCTGCTCTCCATTATGCTGGCCTGGGGCTCTCATTTACCGGGGCTGTCCCACTTTTTCCTGGATCACGTGCCTTTCTACAACAAATTCAGGACCGTGGAGATGACCCTGGTCATTGTCTGCTTTAATATCCCGCTTCTGGCCTTTCTGGCCATAGACCGGATCATAATGAATCCTGATCTGATCCTGGAGAAGAGAAAACAGCTATTGCTCGCCTTCGGCTTCACAGGAGGCCTCTCTCTGCTCTTTTTCCTGTTCCCGGGTATATTTAGCTTTTTCTCGGAACGGGAACAGCTGATATTCAACCAGCAGCTGCAGGGTGCCGACCTTCAATATGCGGGCCAGTTCAGACAGTTTATGGATGAACTGGAGGCCGCAAGAATCTATCTTTTCAGGCACGATGCCATCCGCAGCTTTGTTTTGATCGCCATGGCCTTTGTGCTGACCTGGTACTTTGCCAGCAAGAAGCTGAAGCTGGCCTGGTTCCTGGCCGGACTTGCGGTCCTGATCACCCTCGATCTCTGGTTAATCGATCACCGCTTCCTGAACAGGGACAATTTCGTCTCAAAAAGGCAGCAGGCCAATACCCTGGCCCCCACACCGGCCGATGAGTTCATTCTCCAGGATCCGGATATTCATTTCAGGGTGGCCAACCTGACCGTCTCCCCCTGGCAGGATGGCACGACCTCCTATCACCACAAATCCATCGGGGGCTATCATGGCATAAAAATGAGAAGGTACCAGGATCTGATTGATCTCTATCTTTCGCGGGGACTGCAGAATATAATCGGGGTTTTAAATCAACAACCCTCTCACATGCAGGTGGATTCTGTTCTGGCCGCCCAACAGGTTTTGAATATGTTAAATACCAAATACTTTATTCTGAATCCCTCTTCCCAGCCCCTCAGGAATCCGCACGCCATGGGTCATGCCTGGCTGGTGAACGAGGTGGAGCTGGTGAATAACCCGGATGAGGAGTACCTGGCATTGGAAAACACCGACCTCACCAGGGTGGCGGTGGTAGACCGAAGGTTTGAGGAGCTTTTGCCCGCCGATTTCGGTCAGAATGAAGCTACCGGCACCGTGGAGCTCACTGCTTACCAGCCAAACCGGATGACCTACCAGGTATCGCTGGAACAAGAGTCGCTGGTGGTCTTCTCCGATATTTATTATGAAGGCGGCTGGCAGGCCAGCATTGATGGGGAACCGGCTCCTCTCTTAAGGGCCAATTATATACTGCGGGCCCTGCCGGTAGAAGCTGGTGAGCATGAAGTGGAATTCAACTTTGTGTTCGAACCATTCGAAAAAGGGGAAAAGATCTCCCTGGTGGGATCCTTGCTGGTATTGTTATTGCTGCTCGGGGGTGCCGGGTTCTATATTTACTCGCGGAAGGACTGAGCCAGTCTGTTTATTTATCAGCAGATAGATCAATTTGAATCTTTCTGACAAACTGCGGATTGCTGTCTCCCATATCCCGCATGTGCCTGTTGTACAGATTTACCATTTGCCGCATTAACTTTCCTGTTTTGGAGTTCGGCTGCCGCCCCTCACCCGAGGGAGGAAAGCCGGCCGCATTTCCCTCCCATACAATATGCTCATAATCACTTTGTTGCGCTACTATCTTGAACAGCTCTTTCTCTTTTCGTTTTTGTGCAATCACAAACAGATAGGAGGCTTCAGAGTTTGCCATGATAACCCGCTGCCGCAGGACGAGGGGATCAAGTACTTCGTAGATGGATGCCCCTTTACGATCGCGATACAGGTACATTTTTCTTATCTCAAATCCATTCGACTCGCTAAAGATTCTGTAATAGAGCTCCGGACTGAATTGATAGAAGCCATGACCCAAAAAATTATTAGCAGGCGTAATTCCTATGTAATACCCATCCTTTTCGATCAGGTTCATGCAACTTTTAATGGCGGATGGAAAGTTGAATACATGCTCCAGGCTTCCGCCATCGATCACCAGTGTATACCTGGACAATAGCTCTTCCGGCAGGGACACGTTCAGGTCATGAATGAGGGTCGCCCCTTCGTAAGCCGATGCATCCAGGGAATCCGTGACCTCCGCACCCAGCAAGCCGAGAAATGGTTCTGCATGACTATCTGCCGGGAAAGGGGCCCTTTTATAAACATCCATAAGTCCGGCCTGGAGAAGCATATCGTTTAACTCCTTTTGATTCAGAAAAAGCATTTGCCTCCCGATGGTCAGGACTTTCCGGAAGTTCACATCCAGCTGTCTGGCATGAAGGAGGAGTTTCACTCCATTACTATCAAATCCCATGATTTTCTTTTTTCTTCAGAAACTCGAAGCAATCTGCAAAGCGCCGGGTAACCTTGTCCAGATTGATCTTCTCCTCAATGATGGATAAAGACTGCGCTCCCATGGCCCGGGTTTTCTCCGGATCTTCAAGTAAGATTTCTATTTTTGAGGCCAGGTCATCAGCATCTCCTTCTTTAAAGTAAAGACCGTTCATCCCGTCGTTTACCAGGTCTTTTTCAGTTCCGTCGCACCTGGAGCAGACTACCGGTTTACCAAAGGCCATGGCTTCATTGATGGATAATCCGCCCATTCCTGCAAGAACATAGATGGCAGAGGAGAGGATTTCCCTGCCCAGGTCCTCCGGATCATAGATGCTTCCCAGGAATTTTACTCTGTCTTTAAGAGCTTTTCGCTCCACCAGTTGTTTCAAATAGGTCTCCTCCGGACCCTCTCCAATAATACACAGTTCCAGGGTGTCATGCCCGGGGGAGAGTTTGGCTGTTGCTTCAATCAGCAGATCGACCCGTTTCCATTTCACAAGGCGACCCAGATGCAGGATTCTTTTGGGATTTGATACCGTCACCCCCTCTCCGGTCAATCGTTGACGAATATTGGCTATCTTCTCTGTATCGGGAGAATTATAGGTCAGGAATATATTCTTCCGGTCGATCCCATAACTCTCCTGAATTACAAATCCATGGCTGGCATAAATCATGGTTGCATCAACCTGCCTGTAGTATCTGATCCGCATCAGGTTTAATCCGAAAGCCCAGGGATAAAACCTCAGTCCCACCGGATTTTCGACCTCCAGGTTTTCATTCACAATGGGATTCTTCCTGTAATAGCAAATGGACCTGTTTTTGGGGGCCACCATAAAAGGAATCTCCCGGAAAACCAGTGAAATGTTATTTGCCCTGACCACTTTCCTCGATCCGGAATCGAAGGAATAATTGACGATATAGGGCCAGCCCATGACCACAATATCCGGTAAAAGCTCCTCCAGTGTGCTATGCAGCTTCCTGAAATAGGGTTTCCTGAACTTCCCGCGATATTCCTCCAGTTGCCTGACCGAGAATAGACAGGGCTCCTCTTCATCGCCCAGCTTGACACCCTCCCCCAGGGATAAGCCTCGCTTCCCGGGAACAATGACACTTACCTCCATCCCATGCACACTTACCAGCCGGTTTAAAAGTGCGATCAAATAGTGTGGGAGCCCACTAAACAGGAATGTAACCTTCATTGGATTAAATTACTAGTGCAAGTATAATAAATAATCGAGTTTTATACCTTTGTTCACGAGTTACAGAATAAGAATATGAAGTTTGAACCGCATATTTACCCCTACCTGAATGATAAAGCTTTTATCGGTAGTCTCCATGTTAAGATTTCTACTCCTTCCTCGAAGCCGAAATCAAGGATAGACTACCTGACCGGCATGGCTGAAGGAAAAAAGATCATACACCTGGGGTGTGTGGACCACCTTCCCCTCGTGGATCAAAAGATGGCCAGTAATACCTGGTTACATAAGCTGCTGGATGAAAAAGCTGATCGCTGTCTGGGCATAGATATAAACGCGGAAGGCATCAACTACATGAAAAAAATCGGGTTTGAAGACTGCCTGGCCCATGACATGATCGCAGATAAAGCATCTCCGGTTATTCTGGATCAAAAATGGGATTTTCTGATTCTGGGAGAGCTTATGGAGCATATCGATAATCCGGTACAGTTCCTGTCACAAATCAGCCTGAAATATGGCCATGTGATCGATAAGGTGCTGATCACCGTTCCCAATGGTTTCCGCTGGGTAAATATTAAAAAGGTGTTCCGCAACAAGGAGGTGATCAATTCAGATCACAGGTTCTGGTATACTCCTTATACTCTGGCAAAGGTCTGTACGCAGGCCGGACTTAAGGTGGAAGAGTTCAGCTTTCTGCTGGACTATAAGATGGTCTGGTACAGCTTCATAACAAAAACGATCTACAGGCTCAGACCTGCACTTCTGGATAATCTCAGTATGATTGCCCGCTTTTCTTAAGATCTCAGTCCCCTTCCCATACTGCTTAAGGCTCTTTTCACCAGTGAATTCAGGTCATCCGAAAGCATGAGGTAGTAGGTGCATCCAACAAAAACTCCCAGGAGGACCAGGCTTCTGTAAAGTGAATCAAGGAACCAGTGTCCGAGGGTTGGAAGCAGGAAATTAATCAGGAAGGACAGGGATATAAGCAGGAATATCCAGAGGCTTTTAAGCGTAAATGGCTGGATTCCCAATTTGTATCTGATAAACAGAATAACCACGGAATTGATGATAAAGTAGGAAGTGAGAGAGGCAATGGCCGCTCCGGTGATTCCCAGGATGGGGATCAGGATATAATTCCCGCTTACCGTTACAACACCCAGAATTAGCACAAAAAGAATCAGGGAACGGTGATACTTCGAATAAATCAGGATCAGATTATTGATACCGGTGGACACGTCAATCAGTTTCCCCAGG contains:
- the dusB gene encoding tRNA dihydrouridine synthase DusB, coding for MRIGNLDLGDLPVFLAPMEDITDPSFRYLCKKSGADVMYTEFISSDGLIRDGAKSVKKLDIFDYERPMGIQLYGHVVESMVEATHRAVAAGPDILDINFGCPVRKIANRGAGAGMLSNIPLMMKMTRAIVKASPVPVTVKTRLGWDDQHKIIKEVAEQLQDQGITALTIHGRTRAQMYQGRADWTLIGEVKQNPRMQIPVIGNGDISNPLEAKEAFDRYGVDGIMIGRAAVGKPWLFRHIKQYLKTGQLLPEPTVAEKVDMARMQFEKSLEFKEGPVGIYEMRRHFSNYFKGLPHFKEMRIKLLTSLDVDEILALLEQIRELYGEERPEISGGFWDR
- the nadB gene encoding L-aspartate oxidase; amino-acid sequence: MKKKYDFLVIGSGLGGLSFALKAANHGLVCLITKADLEETNTRYAQGGIAAVTYEPDSHEKHVQDTLIAGDYLCNEEVVRMVVREAPDQIRELIQWGAKFDKQSSGKYDLAREGGHSEHRILHHKDNTGQEIQRALSVQVRRHPNIDLLEKHFAVDLITQHHLGKLVKRHMTDIECYGAYVLNLETHKVLRILSRSTLLASGGAGNLYYTTTNPLVATGDGVSMVYRAKGIVDNMEFVQFHPTSLYNPGESPSYLITEAMRGYGGILKNQLGDKFMKKYDPRGSLAPRDVVARAIDNEMKVHGHDFVYLDNTHLDARALKEHFPNITEKCRSLGIDIAKEKIPVVPAAHYMCGGVKVDMDGQTSIKKLYAVGEVSSTGLHGANRLASNSLIEAIVYAERAVKHAVKHFSSCQVPGQIPPWDDRGTTHPEEMVLITQNLKEVKQIMTNYVGIVRSDLRLERAAVRLAIIYRETEELYKKSKVSLRICQLRNLINVGYLVIKMAQARKESRGLHYNLDYPRHSEQE
- the wecB gene encoding UDP-N-acetylglucosamine 2-epimerase (non-hydrolyzing), with product MIKLLTIIGARPQIIKAAALSRAMHEGFKDQIHEVILHTGQHYDDALSEVFFREMHIPSPDYNLGIGSAGHGSQTGQMIGGIEEVLLKEKPDGLVVYGDTNSTLAGALAAAKLHIPVIHIEAGLRSFNKRMPEEINRIACDHMSTFLFSPTLTGIENLAKEGIMHHQNQSLSSDHPGVYHSGDVMYDNTLFFRELAMDKSPILKNLGLDNQNYILATIHRPSNTDIPENLAGIFRAMDEISKEKNIPIVLPLHPRTAAILQQEHMQERMEFISSNRLIRLLPAVSFLDMIRLEAGAKLILTDSGGVQKEAWFMEKPVVVLRKETEWVEIVEAGKGVLTGPDTDKIIQSAKMFLEAEPGAYPPIFGDGKAARQILKVLTTANWQ
- a CDS encoding glycine--tRNA ligase, producing the protein MAQEDLFKKLVAHCKEYGYVFPSSEIYDGLAAVYDYGQYGVELKNNIKKYWWDSMVLLHENVVGLDSAIFMHPTTWKASGHVDAFNDPLIDNKDSKKRYRADVLIEEQMAKYEEKINKEVQKAKKRFGDSFDEAQFKSTHPRVLASQEKLDKLHSRFVEALNSSDLNELKQIILDEEIVCPFSGSRNWTDVRQFNLMFSTEMGSTSESSNKIYLRPETAQGIFVNYLNVQKSGRMKIPFGIAQIGKAFRNEIVARQFIFRMREFEQMEMQFFVPPGTELEWFNTWKEIRMKWHRALGFGENKYRFHDHDKLAHYANAATDIEFEFPFGFKEVEGIHSRTDFDLGSHQEYSGKKLQYFDPDTNKNYVPYVVETSIGVDRMFLQIISAAYTEEQLIKEDGSTDSRVVLKLPPALAPVKLAVFPLTRKDGLPEKARKIIDQLKFDFNCQYEEKDSIGKRYRRQDAIGTPFCITIDHQTLEDDTVTIRYRDTMEQDRIPWPELHGIIHEKVSMRTLFESITA
- a CDS encoding YfhO family protein, whose product is MKEALIVSLKTFSRTHLIILLGFLALALAYMSPVLDGKVLSQHDMTQFEGVRQELENFEEETGESSQWTNSQFSGMPAFHVGPTGAKTTVFREMARVLRLGAGSNNPIAILFAYLLCFYILLLTLRLSPWLSAIGAIAFALSSYNLIILQPGHINKAYAIAFMAPVVAGILLAYRGKYLGGGLLFLLGLGIQLYYNHLQITYYLLLLSLIIILSKGIYAILEKQLKKYLTASAVLLVAAVLALLPNFSSLWINYEISKQSIRGKPELSLNRENQTSGLDSDYALSWSYGKVETFSLMIPYMTGGKTAAMGENEKAMEKVSPQFRETVAGQNQYWGPKASTAGSNYSGAIVVFFFVLGLFLIHGPMRWWIIISSLLSIMLAWGSHLPGLSHFFLDHVPFYNKFRTVEMTLVIVCFNIPLLAFLAIDRIIMNPDLILEKRKQLLLAFGFTGGLSLLFFLFPGIFSFFSEREQLIFNQQLQGADLQYAGQFRQFMDELEAARIYLFRHDAIRSFVLIAMAFVLTWYFASKKLKLAWFLAGLAVLITLDLWLIDHRFLNRDNFVSKRQQANTLAPTPADEFILQDPDIHFRVANLTVSPWQDGTTSYHHKSIGGYHGIKMRRYQDLIDLYLSRGLQNIIGVLNQQPSHMQVDSVLAAQQVLNMLNTKYFILNPSSQPLRNPHAMGHAWLVNEVELVNNPDEEYLALENTDLTRVAVVDRRFEELLPADFGQNEATGTVELTAYQPNRMTYQVSLEQESLVVFSDIYYEGGWQASIDGEPAPLLRANYILRALPVEAGEHEVEFNFVFEPFEKGEKISLVGSLLVLLLLLGGAGFYIYSRKD
- a CDS encoding glycosyltransferase, producing MKVTFLFSGLPHYLIALLNRLVSVHGMEVSVIVPGKRGLSLGEGVKLGDEEEPCLFSVRQLEEYRGKFRKPYFRKLHSTLEELLPDIVVMGWPYIVNYSFDSGSRKVVRANNISLVFREIPFMVAPKNRSICYYRKNPIVNENLEVENPVGLRFYPWAFGLNLMRIRYYRQVDATMIYASHGFVIQESYGIDRKNIFLTYNSPDTEKIANIRQRLTGEGVTVSNPKRILHLGRLVKWKRVDLLIEATAKLSPGHDTLELCIIGEGPEETYLKQLVERKALKDRVKFLGSIYDPEDLGREILSSAIYVLAGMGGLSINEAMAFGKPVVCSRCDGTEKDLVNDGMNGLYFKEGDADDLASKIEILLEDPEKTRAMGAQSLSIIEEKINLDKVTRRFADCFEFLKKKENHGI